The following proteins come from a genomic window of Platichthys flesus chromosome 1, fPlaFle2.1, whole genome shotgun sequence:
- the thap11 gene encoding THAP domain-containing protein 11: MPGFTCCVPGCYNNSHRDRDLRFYTFPKDTALRELWLRNISRAGVSGCFSTFQPTTGHRVCSVHFAGGRKTYSIRVPSLFPLRGVNERRSRRGRGRKVSAGVASPGAAATSGIVITSVLGNTAEGAEGITGGEANDDTITVVQIGQNGEYLGTARLPAPSEGTRYTAPIASADDLNADDSSVDAASILHQLPMQYVSVTSSPLDHSYSLTTGTTSNELLRKLNEQRDIIALMEVKMKEMKASIRQLRVAEAKLQEEVRERDRLLYGNSVAISVRKKV; this comes from the coding sequence ATGCCCGGCTTCACCTGCTGTGTGCCCGGCTGCTACAACAACTCGCACCGGGACCGGGACCTGCGCTTCTACACGTTTCCTAAGGACACGGCGCTGAGGGAGCTGTGGCTGAGGAACATCTCCCGGGCCGGGGTCAGCGGCTGCTTCAGCACCTTCCAGCCCACCACGGGACACCGAGTCTGCAGCGTGCACTTCGCAGGTGGGAGGAAGACCTACAGCATCCGAGTGCCGTCCCTCTTCCCTCTGCGGGGCGTGAACGAGCGCAGGAGCCGGCGGGGCAGAGGCAGGAAAGTGTCCGCTGGGGTGGCATCCCCCGGCGCCGCTGCGACCTCCGGGATTGTCATCACCAGCGTGCTGGGCAACACGGCGGAAGGAGCCGAGGGCATCACCGGAGGAGAGGCAAACGACGACACCATCACCGTGGTGCAGATCGGCCAGAACGGGGAGTACCTGGGCACCGCGCGGCTGCCCGCTCCGTCAGAGGGGACGCGTTACACGGCGCCGATCGCCAGCGCGGACGATCTCAACGCGGACGACTCGTCGGTAGATGCCGCGTCCATCCTGCACCAGCTGCCGATGCAGTACGTCAGTGTGACCAGCAGCCCGCTGGACCACTCGTACTCGCTGACCACCGGCACCACGTCCAACGAGCTGCTGCGGAAACTGAACGAGCAGCGGGACATCATCGCACTGATGGaggtgaagatgaaggagatgaaggcGAGCATCCGTCAGCTGCGCGTGGCCGAGGccaagctgcaggaggaggtgcggGAGCGGGACCGGCTGCTGTACGGCAACTCGGTGGCTATCAGCGTCCGGAAGAAAGTGTGA
- the gfod2 gene encoding glucose-fructose oxidoreductase domain-containing protein 2 produces the protein MLPGVGVFGTGSTARVLVPLLKAEGFEVHALWGRSEEEAGCLAKELGIPFHTSRSDDVLLHQDVDLVCIYIPPSMTRQIAVKALGIGKNVVCEKAATAVDSFKMVTAARYYPQLLSIMGNTLRFLPAFVAMRQLLVEGYVGEMQVCDVRVYGPSLLDQSYGWTCEELMGGGGLHTVGSAIIDLLSYLTGARAQRVHGLLRTFVQQNGLIRGIRRVTSDDFCFFQMLMGGTGSCSGGVCCTVTLNFNMPGSFVHEVMVVGSTGRLVARGTELYGQRNGSNGEELLLGDSGWVGPELKEMPLPHLRGLSSMVKALRESFQAHEERRSWAQGPVVMAPTFEDGLYVQTVVEAVKRSSCSGEWECVEIMSEEPDPNHNLCEALQRNKN, from the exons ATGTTGCCAGGAGTGGGTGTGTTTGGCACAGGGAGCACAGCCCGGGTGCTGGTCCCACTGTTGAAAGCTGAGGGCTTTGAGGTTCATGCGCTCTGGGGCCGCAGCGAAGAGGAGGCAGGCTGCTTGGCCAAAGAGCTTGGAATACCATTTCACACTAGCCGATCTGATGACGTCCTGCTGCACCAGGATGTCGACCTCGTTTGCATCTATATTCCTCCCTCAATGACGAGGCAGATTGCTGTCAAAGCACTGG gtataGGAAAGAatgttgtgtgtgagaaagcTGCGACTGCTGTGGATTCATTCAAGATGGTGACTGCCGCCAGATACTATCCCCAGCTGCTCAGCATTATGGGTAATACCCTGCGCTTCCTGCCAGCCTTTGTTGCAATGCGTCAGTTGCTGGTGGAGGGGTATGTGGGTGAAATGCAGGTGTGCGATGTTCGGGTCTACGGCCCGAGCCTCCTGGACCAGTCGTACGGCTGGACCTGCGAGGAGCTGATGGGCGGAGGTGGTCTGCACACTGTCGGCTCTGCCATCATCGACCTTTTAAGTTACCTGACTGGGGCCCGAGCCCAGCGCGTGCACGGCTTACTGCGGACTTTTGTTCAACAGAATGGTTTGATCCGAGGCATCCGCCGCGTCACCAGTGACGATTTCTGCTTCTTCCAAATGTTGATGGGTGGAACTGGCTCTTGCTCTGGTGGTGTGTGCTGCACTGTGACCCTGAACTTCAACATGCCGGGGTCATTCGTGCACGAGGTTATGGTGGTTGGATCAACTGGGAGGTTGGTTGCCAGAGGCACGGAACTGTATGGTCAACGCAACGGGAGTAACGGTGAGGAGCTGTTGCTAGGCGACAGCGGATGGGTGGGGCCGGAGTTGAAGGAGATGCCCCTGCCTCACCTGCGGGGGCTGAGCTCCATGGTGAAGGCGCTTAGAGAGTCTTTTCAGGCTCACGAGGAGCGCAGGTCATGGGCACAAGGACCAGTGGTCATGGCACCAACATTTGAGGATGGTCTGTATGTGCAGACGGTGGTGGAGGCCGTGAAGCGGTCCAGCTGTAGCGGAGAATGGGAGTGCGTTGAGATCATGAGTGAGGAGCCGGATCCCAACCACAACTTGTGTGAggctctgcagagaaacaagaactaa